One segment of Lepus europaeus isolate LE1 chromosome 16, mLepTim1.pri, whole genome shotgun sequence DNA contains the following:
- the TLR6 gene encoding toll-like receptor 6, whose translation MYQDREPIGNLHFVCIMTLIVGTIIQLSEEREFAVDMSKKGLTHVPKDLPPQTRALDVSHNYISELRASDISLLSRLKMLKLSHNRLQQLDFSVFKFNQDLDYLDLSHNQLRELTCHPVVSFKHLDLSFNDFDVPPICKEFGNWTQLNFLGFSATKLQQSDLLPIAHLQLNSILLDLGRYHVKESETESLPILNTKTLHLVFCPDNLFSVQVKIAVNTLGCLQLTNIKLNDKNCQILIKFLSELTRGPTLLNFTLNHMETTWKCLVRVFQYLWPKPVEYLNIYNLTIIERISKEHFTYSRTALKALKIEHITNRVFLFSQEALYTVFSEMNIRMLTISDTPFVHMLCPQAPSTFQFLNFTQNVFTDSIFQKCSTLVRLETLILQKNGLKDLVKVGLMTKDMPSLETLDVSRNSLGSERHEESCTWAGGIQVLNLSSNALTDSVFRCLPPKVKVLDLHNNRITAIPKDVTHLEALQELNVALNSLVDLPGCGPFSSLSLLIIEHNAVSHPSAHFFQSCQKITSIKAGSNPFHCTCELREFIKSMGQLSSEVAEGWPDSYKCAYPEGYKGTLLKDFHMSQLSCNIALLMVTIGATVLVVAASVTCLCVYLDVPWYLRMVYQWTQARHRARNIPLVELQRNLQFHAFISYSEHDSAWVKSELVPNLEKEDIRVCLHERDFVPGKSIVENIINCIEKSYKSIFVLSPNFVQSEWCHYELYFAHHNLFHKGSNNLILILLEPIPPSSIPSKFHKLRALMAQQTYLEWPTEKSKRGLFWANIRAAFNMKLTQVTGNSDVQT comes from the coding sequence ATGTACCAAGACAGAGAACCTATTGGAAACTTGCATTTTGTTTGCATCATGACCTTAATCGTGGGAACCATAATTCAGCTGTCTGAGGAACGTGAATTTGCGGTAGACATGTCGAAAAAAGGTCTTACTCATGTTCCAAAAGACCTGCCACCACAAACCAGAGCCTTAGATGTATCTCACAACTATATATCGGAGCTTCGGGCCTCTGACATCAGCCTTCTGTCAAGGCTGAAAATGTTGAAACTTTCCCACAACCGACTCCAGCAACTGGATTTTAGCGTTTTCAAGTTCAACCAGGACTTGGACTATTTGGACTTATCTCACAATCAGCTGCGGGAGCTCACCTGCCATCCTGTTGTGAGTTTCAAGCACTTAGACCTGTCATTCAATGACTTCGATGTCCCGCCCATCTGCAAAGAATTTGGCAACTGGACGCAGCTGAATTTCTTGGGATTCAGTGCCACAAAGTTACAACAATCAGATCTGCTTCCGATTGCACACCTGCAGCTGAACTCCATCCTGCTGGACTTAGGACGGTATCATGTGAAAGAAAGtgagacagaaagtcttccaaTTCTGAATACAAAAACACTTCACCTTGTTTTTTGCCCAGATAACTTATTCTCTGTCCAAGTGAAAATAGCAGTGAATACTTTAGGGTGCTTACAACTGACCAATATTAAATTGAACGATAAGAACtgtcaaattttaattaaatttttatcagAACTCACCAGAGGGCCAACCTTACTGAATTTTACCCTCAATCACATGGAAACAACTTGGAAATGCTTGGTTAGAGTTTTTCAATACCTTTGGCCCAAGCCCGTGGAATATCTCAATATTTACAACTTAACAATAATAGAAAGAATCAGCAAAGAACATTTTACTTATTCTAGAACGGCACTGAAAGCTTTGAAAATAGAACATATCACAAAccgagtttttcttttttcacaggaAGCCTTGTACACGGTGTTTTCTGAGATGAACATCAGGATGCTAACCATATCTGATACACCTTTTGTACACATGCTTTGTCCCCAGGCACCAAGCACATTCCAGTTCTTGAACTTTACCCAGAATGTCTTCACAGatagtatttttcaaaaatgttccaCTTTGGTTAGATTGGAGACGCTTATCTTACAAAAGAATGGGCTAAAAGACCTCGTCAAAGTAGGTCTCATGACTAAGGATATGCCATCTCTGGAAACACTGGATGTTAGCAGGAATTCTTTAGGATCTGAGAGACATGAGGAAAGCTGCACTTGGGCTGGGGGTATACAGGTGTTAAATTTGTCTTCCAATGCACTTACAGACTCTGTTTTCAGATGTTTACCTCCCAAGGTCAAGGTGCTTGATCTCCACAATAACAGAATAACGGCCATTCCTAAAGATGTCACCCACCTGGAGGCTTTGCAAGAACTCAATGTTGCTCTCAACTCCCTCGTGGACctccctggctgtggcccctTCAGCAGCCTCTCTCTGCTGATCATTGAGCACAACGCAGTTTCCCATCCATCAGCTCATTTCTTCCAGAGCTGCCAGAAGATTACGTCAATAAAAGCGGGAAGCAATCCATTCCACTGTACATGCGAGCTAAGAGAATTCATCAAAAGTATGGGCCAACTATCGAGTGAAGTGGCGGAGGGCTGGCCTGATTCCTATAAGTGTGCCTACCCAGAAGGCTACAAGGGAACCCTGCTCAAGGACTTTCACATGTCTCAATTATCCTGCAACATAGCCCTGCTGATGGTCACCATTGGGGCCACCGTGCTGGTGGTGGCTGCTTCCGTGACCTGCCTCTGTGTCTACCTGGATGTGCCCTGGTACCTGAGGATGGTGTATCAGTGGACCCAGGCCCGGCACAGGGCTCGGAACATCCCCCTAGTGGAACTCCAAAGAAACCTCCAGTTCCATGCTTTTATTTCATACAGTGAGCATGACTCTGCGTGGGTGAAGAGTGAATTAGTACCCAACCTAGAAAAAGAAGATATCCGGGTTTGTCTCCATGAGAGAGACTTTGTTCCTGGCAAGAGCATTGTGGAAAACATCATAAACTGCATTGAGAAGAGTTACAAGTCCATCTTTGTCTTGTCTCCCAACTTTGTCCAGAGTGAGTGGTGCCATTATGAGCTCTACTTTGCTCACCACAATCTCTTCCATAAAGGATCCAATAACTTAATCCTGATCTTGCTGGAGCCCATTCCACCGAGCAGCATCCCCAGCAAGTTTCATAAGCTGAGGGCTCTCATGGCACAGCAGACTTATCTGGAATGGCCCACAGAGAAGAGCAAGCGTGGACTTTTTTGGGCTAACATTAGAGCTGCTTTTAATATGAAATTAACACAAGTCACTGGAAACAGTGATGTGCAAACTTAA